Proteins encoded in a region of the Scyliorhinus canicula chromosome 2, sScyCan1.1, whole genome shotgun sequence genome:
- the LOC119952618 gene encoding alpha-1-antitrypsin-like yields MPPPLILLLIITSFTGTEVSALKKKRHDHLKHILHSHGQESDMAMVSSANSDFAFNLYKQIANHSSSNIFFSPLSISTALAMLSLGTRSATREQLFKGLHFNNMTEERVAKMNRGYKQLLHALMAEHNELQLFTGNSLHIQKGFDVLPNFLNETKKFYNAEVFPLDFNLDPENARLQLNDYVKKMTKGKIKDMFSQIDPSTKLMLINYVFFKGNWKRPFNPKITREAFFNVNKTMKVKVQMMHQDNQFSVIPDHQLSSSVIKLPYVGNASMIAVLPAEGKLECVEQNLSREKFEEWLHQLSHRSKRRYQLSFPKLSLSISCGLKNILMEMGVRDLFTDHADLFGISANTSLKVSRVTHKAVLDVDEHSTEAAASTGIEITLYSLPPSITFNKPFILIIYEENTNNILFLGRIKDPSKKSSP; encoded by the exons ATGCCTCCTCCACTAATCTTGCTGTTAATCATTACCTCATTCACTGGAACAGAAGTTTCTGCATTGAAGAAGAAACGTCATGACCATCTCAAACACATCCTTCACAGTCATGGCCAAGAATCTGATATGGCAATGGTTTCTTCTGCAAATTCTGACTTTGCTTTCAACCTCTACAAACAAATTGCCAACCACAGCAGCTCTAACATTTTCTTCTCCCCATTGAGTATATCCACCGCTTTAGCCATGCTATCCCTTGGCACCAGATCCGCCACTCGTGAGCAGCTTTTCAAGGGACTTCATTTCAATAACATGACCGAGGAAAGAGTAGCAAAAATGAACAGAGGCTACAAGCAACTTCTGCATGCCCTAATGGCAGAACACAATGAGCTTCAGCTATTTACAGGAAACTCTCTTCATATTCAAAAAGGTTTTGACGTGTTGCCAAACTTTCTAAATGAGACTAAGAAGTTTTACAATGCAGAGGTGTTTCCTTTAGATTTTAACCTGGATCCTGAAAATGCCAGGCTGCAATTGAATGATTACGTGAAAAAGATGACAAAAGGAAAAATTAAAGACATGTTTTCAcagattgacccttcaactaaactAATGCTTATTAACTACGTCTTTTTTAAAG GAAACTGGAAACGCCCATTTAATCCCAAAATTACTCGGGAAGCATTCTTTAatgtgaacaagaccatgaaagtAAAAGTTCAAATGATGCACCAAGACAACCAGTTCAGTGTGATACCTGACCACCAGCTTTCCAGTAGTGTAATAAAATTACCTTATGTTGGAAATGCATCGATGATCGCCGTCTTGCCTGCAGAAGGAAAACTAGAATGTGTGGAACAAAACCTTTCCCGAGAAAAATTTGAAGAGTGGCTCCACCAACTTAGCCACCGCAG CAAACGACGATATCAACTCTCCTTTCCAAAATTATCATTGTCAATATCCTGTGGGCTGAAAAATATCCTAATGGAAATGGGTGTGAGAGATCTATTTACAGATCATGCTGACCTATTTGGAATAAGTGCAAATACAAGTCTGAAAGTTTCACGG GTTACTCATAAGGCAGTGCTGGATGTTGATGAGCATTCCACGGAGGCAGCTGCAAGCACTGGAATAGAAATCACCCTATATTCACTGCCACCTTCGATCACATTTAAcaaaccattcattttgatcatctatgAGGAAAACACAAACAACATACTCTTTCTTGGAAGAATAAAAGATCCATCCAAGAAATCCTCCCCATGA